From Sporichthya brevicatena, the proteins below share one genomic window:
- a CDS encoding signal peptidase II, which yields MSETALDPGPVRDLLAPSPRVTEPAAPTRARHAAPVYLPPAAIRRSRLALFGGVAAAVYLVDLATKIAIVAFLTEDDPVEIGGTGVSLRLIRNPGAAFGVGVDVTAVFTVITVCVVGAVLTSSRRLGSRPWALTLGLLLGGALGNLTDRLARSPGFLSGHVVDFVEIPGWPIFNVADLSICVAGGLMVALACRNVPLDGRRCRRY from the coding sequence ATGTCCGAGACGGCGCTTGATCCCGGCCCGGTCCGGGACCTGCTGGCGCCGTCACCGAGAGTCACCGAACCGGCGGCGCCGACCCGGGCCCGGCACGCGGCCCCGGTCTACCTCCCACCCGCCGCGATCCGACGCAGCCGGCTCGCGCTCTTCGGCGGGGTCGCCGCGGCGGTCTACCTGGTCGACCTCGCCACGAAGATCGCGATCGTCGCGTTCCTCACCGAGGACGACCCGGTGGAGATCGGCGGCACCGGCGTCTCGCTGCGGCTGATCCGCAACCCGGGCGCCGCGTTCGGGGTCGGGGTCGACGTCACCGCGGTGTTCACGGTCATCACCGTCTGCGTCGTCGGGGCGGTGCTGACCAGTTCCCGGCGGCTCGGCAGCCGCCCGTGGGCCCTCACCCTGGGGCTGCTGCTCGGCGGCGCGTTGGGCAACCTCACGGACCGGCTCGCACGGTCGCCGGGGTTCCTGTCCGGGCACGTCGTCGACTTCGTCGAGATCCCCGGCTGGCCGATCTTCAACGTCGCGGACCTCTCGATCTGCGTCGCCGGCGGCCTGATGGTGGCGCTGGCGTGCCGCAACGTCCCGCTCGACGGCCGTCGCTGTCGCCGGTACTGA
- a CDS encoding RluA family pseudouridine synthase, giving the protein MSSDLRALPVPDGLAGERVDAGLARLFGLSRTRVAELAAAGCVRMDGAAAGKSDRLVAGAWLEVELPAVEPAGVEIVAEPVPGMKVVHDDEHLVVVDKPVGVAAHPSPGWTGPTVIGGLAAAGFRISTSGAAERAGVVHRLDVGTSGLMVVAKSERAYTLLKRAFKERTVEKIYHALVQGHPDPSRGTVDAPIGRHPVHDWKWAVIAEDAGGKASVTHYDTLEAFRAASLLTIKLETGRTHQIRVHMSALRHPCAGDLTYGADPTLAERLGLERQWLHAVSLGFEHPDSGDWVEFSSDYPDDLARALQVVSEG; this is encoded by the coding sequence GTGAGTTCCGACCTGCGTGCGCTGCCGGTGCCCGACGGGCTCGCGGGGGAGCGGGTGGACGCCGGGCTCGCCCGGTTGTTCGGGCTCTCCCGGACCCGCGTGGCCGAACTCGCGGCCGCGGGGTGCGTCCGGATGGACGGCGCGGCCGCGGGCAAGAGCGACCGCCTCGTCGCCGGGGCGTGGCTGGAGGTCGAGCTCCCGGCCGTCGAGCCGGCCGGCGTGGAGATCGTGGCCGAGCCGGTGCCCGGCATGAAGGTCGTCCACGACGACGAGCATCTGGTCGTCGTCGACAAGCCGGTGGGCGTGGCGGCGCACCCGAGCCCGGGCTGGACCGGCCCGACCGTCATCGGGGGCCTGGCCGCCGCCGGCTTCCGGATCTCGACCTCGGGCGCGGCCGAGCGAGCCGGTGTCGTCCACCGGCTCGACGTCGGCACCAGCGGGTTGATGGTCGTCGCGAAGTCCGAGCGGGCGTACACGCTGCTCAAGCGCGCGTTCAAGGAGCGGACGGTCGAGAAGATCTACCACGCGCTCGTGCAGGGTCATCCCGACCCGTCGCGCGGCACCGTGGACGCGCCGATCGGGCGGCACCCGGTGCACGACTGGAAGTGGGCCGTGATCGCCGAGGACGCCGGCGGCAAGGCGAGCGTCACGCACTACGACACGCTCGAGGCGTTCCGCGCCGCGAGCCTGCTGACGATCAAGCTCGAGACCGGCCGCACCCACCAGATCCGGGTGCACATGTCGGCGCTGCGGCATCCGTGCGCGGGCGACCTGACCTACGGCGCGGACCCGACCCTGGCCGAGCGCCTGGGTCTGGAGCGACAGTGGTTGCACGCGGTGTCGCTGGGGTTCGAGCACCCGGATTCCGGCGATTGGGTCGAGTTTTCCAGCGACTATCCGGACGACCTTGCGCGCGCCCTGCAGGTTGTCTCGGAGGGCTGA